The following is a genomic window from Candidatus Goldiibacteriota bacterium.
TTTACGCTGATTATCAAAATGGATATCAGCCCTTTCTGCAAAAGAACAGAAATTTTTAAAAGAAAAAGAATGAATCACGTTAATACCTCCTTAATTTCATACATATCGCCATTAAAATAATAGCATTTCAACACAAAAATGTCAAATATTAATTATTTTAACTCTAAAACAACTTATTTCAGCTGAATTTTTAACGCATCTCGTCAAAAAATTTTGCAAATTGTAAGGCTTTCCTTTGCGCTATATGGGCACGGTGCCGGATTTTTTTTTATGCGGAATAACAACATTTTTGTCTATTTTTCGCTTTATGTTGTACAAATTCGTCTGATTTTGTTCAGTATGTTGAACAAATTGAACAAAATTCTTCTTTACTATCAATCTTAAACGGTTTTTAGGTTAAAAAATACAAAGTTTATCCCCCGTCTAAACACAACTACTGTCCCCGCCTTGTCTTTTCCTCTTTCCTCATACTTATCCTTATCTTTCAATATTATGAAACCTGTCATACGCCCGCTGGACTAACTCCGGCAGAAGCACCGCGTTGGGCGTGTTCATTCTTAAAGTTTTAAATACCCTTGCTTTGCCGTTTTTGTCCTTATACACATATATATAACCCTGGTGAGGCACCGGAAGGTATACCTGTTCGCCCCAAAGAACCGAATCTGTCCCGCCAAAAAGTTTCTTCTTTGAATACCCGTCTTTTGTAAAGGTGATATTGCCTATGATTACGCTTTTACCGTTTTCAAATATCTCTTTTATCATATTCAACATCATAAGCGGCATAATGTATTCGCCAAGAAGGCCAACAAGCTTAAAAAACACCGCCTCCTTTCTCTTAGCGCCTATATAAAAAGGCGAGTTAATGACAATGTCTATTTTTTCCTTTCCAAACCGCAGTCCGGAGTAAAAGGAATACAAAACAGGTATAAAGTTTACCGACATTTTTTCAGAGTGATAAAAGATGGATGTAAGGCTGGAGTAATAGTATGTCTTTTCTTTGTACACCAGGTTGTCTTTATTGAATATAATTGCATGCCGCCCAAACCCCGGTATTAATACCGCGTTTTTCTGCTGATACTGCATCTGCATAATATCATCCATATATCCTCCCTGTATCCGCGCCCCAATCGCGGCGGATTTATTTATTATCATATTATCCGTCCGCAACCCAAAAAAATCAAATATTTTATTCCCCGGGAGATAAAATGATATTGCTTCCGATATTTCAGCAAGAAAACAGCTTTTTCAATTTACAAACAGCAATCTTGCTATGTTTTATCAATATTTTGAGTCAAAGCATAGTATTGGGTAGTTTGTTTTTTATGATAATAAAATTGTAAACTTTAATTTACACATGTCAACTAAAAAGAACATACAAGATCGATACGGCAACAGGCAAGCAACCTTATATTTAATATGATTTCAACCGGCTGCCATAGTTTTAAATATCCTCCCCTTCCCCACGGGAGTTAAAGCGGTAACGCTTCTGTATTTTCAGCAGTAGAACAGCTTTTCTTATTATTTACATCCTGATATCTTTTTCATGGGGCATTTTTCATTGCCACAGCCTTTGCATACAAAAAGGAATATCTCCGCGGCCGCAATTGTTACGGCTATCCAGTAAAAAATCAGAAACGGAATGTTTTTTATAAGCCATGGCTGCGGCATTATAACCGCCGCTGCCGCCACGCTAAGCGTTAAAACCACATCCGTCACTGTGTAGCCGGACTCGTTCGGCTTTGATACCAGGAGTTTTGAGATGGGTCCAAGTATCACGTGCATGCACCTGTCCCTGCACGGGCATTTCGAGCAATAAACTGCCGGTATGGCGGTAAAAAACATAACAATAATCGCGGCGTATATGGAACCAAACAATACTGAATCCATAAATACCACATACCCGCCCGACATGAACGCCCCTATAAAAAGCACAATAGCGGCAGCTCCGTGAATTCTTGATTTCTCTTTGATATCCATTAATTTCCGCCTTAATTATTTTTTTCCGCATCCTCAACCCGCGCCTTATATTTTCCGTTAATGTGTCATTAAATAATTGGAATACAAATATTCTTCTCAACTTGCAATCAGACAAAAATTTATTGAAGACGGAAAGCCTGTCCCCTGTTATTTCTTAAAACTCATTTTTCACTAAAATTCCCTGCAGTCAATTCTTCCCACGCGGGAGTTATGCTGATTTTTTTTCCTTTATAACTTTCAACACTTTTTGTATCCCATGTAAACACCTGCAGATTATCACACCTTAATTCCTCTGACCTTAAAACCAGAGATTTTAGCTCCCTTTCAAAAGTTTTCGGAGCGCTTATGTCATAGCACACCTGGACAAGTTTTTCCACAGCCATGCCTTTTTTAAGGACAAAATCTATTTCGTCCCCGCTGTCAGACCTGTAATAAAACAGGCTTTTATTTTTTTCATAACCCTGCCTGCGTAAATGGCTGTATATTAAATTTTCAAACAGCCTTCCCGTATTTTTTGTGGCAGCAAGCCCTTTTGCCGCCATAAACCCGTTATCAGAAAGAAATATTTTTTTTGGGGATTTTAACTGTTTTTTTATACCGAAAGAAAACCTGTTCAACAGTTCAAATATATAAGATTCTTCCAGGTATGAAGCGTATTTTATCAAAGTGGCCGCGCTTTTCATCCCCGACTGCTTTGCCATCTGCCTGAAGCTGAATTCGCATGAGGGATTTGAAACCATAAACAAAGCCAAATCGTATATTTCTTTCGGTGCGCGGACTTTATGCCTGGCTGCCACATCCTTAAATATAACAGCGTCAAAAAGTGTGGATAAATACGACGCGCCGTCCACACCAAAAACCGTGGTTTCCGGAAATCCGCCGTTATTCATATAATCATCCATGGCAGAAAGCAGCCGTCCCCGGCTTTCCGCGGAATCTGTTTTAACAGGTATTTCTTTTACGCTTAAATATTCCGTAAAAGAAAAAGGAAGCACTTCCGCGGACACATAACGCCCTGTAAGGGCCGTTGCCATTTCACGGGCAAGAAGTTTTGCGTTTGACCCAGTTATTATCAGGTTTGCACCGCGCCTGTGAAGCTTATTTACAAACAGCTCCCAATTTTCAAGATTTTGAATTTCATCAAGGAATATATATTCATGCCCGGGATAAACCTCATGCAGAAGCGGCTCTATTTCATCGTAATTTTTTATTTTCAGTAGGTTCTCGTCGTCAAAATTCAGATATGCGTATTTTTTACCTTTAAGCAGCTGAAAACAAAATACGGATTTACCGGCCCTTCTGGGCCCGGTTACTATTTTAATCAGGCTATTTTCAAGGTTAGCCTTAAACACATTAACCTGTTCCCTTGGCGTATAAGGCCTGTTTTCAAGCCGCTCTTTCTCTATTTTGTGCTGTAAAACAACATTTTTGTCCATTTTTCACCTTATGTTGAACAAATTCGTCCGATTTTGTTTATTATGTTAAACAAATTATACAAAATTATCCCTATTATGTCAATTCAAATGGATTTTAAGCTAATATCTGTTATTTCCGCAAGAAAACAGCATTTCTTGTTATTTACGGACAAATAGCAGTATTACTATATTTTATAGGTGTTTTTTCTATCAAAGCCTTAAGTCAAGGCACGGTGTTGGATTATTTCAGTTTAAGGTTAATTTAATTTCCCAGAAGTTTTTTAAATTCGTCTTTATCAATCCCGGCCTGCCTTAAGATACTTCTCAGCGTTCCTTCGGGGATTTCTTTCTTTGGCATGGGAAGAATGACGGTTTTACCTGCGGAATTCTTAAATTTTCCGTGCGAACCTTTTTGTGATATATGCGTGAAACCCAGCAAAGACAAAACAGATGCTATTTCTTTGGAGGAAAACAACTTAGACATGTATTCTTTCTTTGCCCAGATAGATGTTATCAACTGCAGGAAGTTTTGAACCTTTTGTTTCAAGGTACAACTCTACGGCTTCCTTGATATTTTTTGACGCTTCTTCCATTGTTTTTCCAAATGAAGAAACATCAACATTAAGACACTGAGCTACATAATATTTGCCTTCTTTCCAAGCCACATAACTTATATCTTTCACGAATAATCTCCTTTTACAACCCTATGATTAAATATAGCAAAACACATACTAAAAATCAAACTTTCTTTTCCCGCACGAGAAGAAACGGATACGGACAAGCAACCGGGATCTGATAATAACTTTACCCGGCTTCCAAAGTTTTAAATATACACCCCAAATCTGTCTTTTTTTATTTTGTGACATCTTCTTCCTGAATTTTTTCTTTTTCCTTTTCGGCTTCTGCAATAACGCTTTGCATTTTAAAGATTAGATTTTTAAACGCATTTTCTGCCAGTTTTAAATTTATTTCTATTGGTTCACGATTATGCGGAAGAGGTTTTCCCAGCATCTCCCACAATAACGTCTCGGCTAAAAGGGGTTCTATAACATATCGATATCTGTAACTCTCCCAATTTTCTTCCCACGTAAAATTAACGTTCATATCATATGATAATTCAATTTTTATAAACCCCGGGTTATCCGGATTTTTTAACAGATAAATATAACCCAGTTTTGCTGTTTTCCAGATTTCTTCCAAATCTTTAGAACCAATACCACAAAATGGGCAGCCTTCACCTTCCGCTATCGCCATTGACCTTGCTTTCCATTTATGCCCATTACTGCATATAAAATTAGACTTCCCGGAACGGTCTCTGACATAACCTTCAAGTGATATCCCCCGGCCCTGCAACCGTTTTTTCATCTCTGCAGTATACGCATAAATATTGTCTGATTCAGGCTTTAAACTTGGCGGCGGCCGTAAACCTGCCGTCTTAGCTTTATCTAACGCCGAATATACCTCTTCTTGCTTCATTTCACATACTTCAACCCCTTTGCGATAGGGTGTTACCAAGTAAGCCGTCGATGCCCAAAATACCTCTTCCGCCCAACCCATATCTGATACAGCATGATATTCCTTCAACTGCCATTTCTGCCCGGTTTCCTTTACAATTTTACCCGCTTGTCTTTTGCAGTCATTATTATGCTCAGCTAATCTATCTTCGGGTTTCCAGGTAGTTATTCCAACCTTATATAAATTCTGAT
Proteins encoded in this region:
- a CDS encoding type II toxin-antitoxin system HicA family toxin; protein product: MSKLFSSKEIASVLSLLGFTHISQKGSHGKFKNSAGKTVILPMPKKEIPEGTLRSILRQAGIDKDEFKKLLGN
- a CDS encoding type II toxin-antitoxin system HicB family antitoxin, which translates into the protein MKDISYVAWKEGKYYVAQCLNVDVSSFGKTMEEASKNIKEAVELYLETKGSKLPAVDNIYLGKERIHV
- a CDS encoding GIY-YIG nuclease family protein, producing the protein MSEKTDKPGYIYLLVHPSNQNLYKVGITTWKPEDRLAEHNNDCKRQAGKIVKETGQKWQLKEYHAVSDMGWAEEVFWASTAYLVTPYRKGVEVCEMKQEEVYSALDKAKTAGLRPPPSLKPESDNIYAYTAEMKKRLQGRGISLEGYVRDRSGKSNFICSNGHKWKARSMAIAEGEGCPFCGIGSKDLEEIWKTAKLGYIYLLKNPDNPGFIKIELSYDMNVNFTWEENWESYRYRYVIEPLLAETLLWEMLGKPLPHNREPIEINLKLAENAFKNLIFKMQSVIAEAEKEKEKIQEEDVTK
- a CDS encoding ATP-binding protein, with product MDKNVVLQHKIEKERLENRPYTPREQVNVFKANLENSLIKIVTGPRRAGKSVFCFQLLKGKKYAYLNFDDENLLKIKNYDEIEPLLHEVYPGHEYIFLDEIQNLENWELFVNKLHRRGANLIITGSNAKLLAREMATALTGRYVSAEVLPFSFTEYLSVKEIPVKTDSAESRGRLLSAMDDYMNNGGFPETTVFGVDGASYLSTLFDAVIFKDVAARHKVRAPKEIYDLALFMVSNPSCEFSFRQMAKQSGMKSAATLIKYASYLEESYIFELLNRFSFGIKKQLKSPKKIFLSDNGFMAAKGLAATKNTGRLFENLIYSHLRRQGYEKNKSLFYYRSDSGDEIDFVLKKGMAVEKLVQVCYDISAPKTFERELKSLVLRSEELRCDNLQVFTWDTKSVESYKGKKISITPAWEELTAGNFSEK